In Populus nigra chromosome 1, ddPopNigr1.1, whole genome shotgun sequence, one genomic interval encodes:
- the LOC133697989 gene encoding amino acid transporter AVT6E-like isoform X1, with translation MDSNYTTISNNSYVDLQIRDDPQNPLPQRKTHIKLHPLHEVENFIGNGQSLDDDDQDDFDIDDYPLVSKKKTSKDSGIYGAVFNLTTSIIGAGIMALPATMKVLGLVLGFVLIIVMGILSEISVELLVRFSVRFKASSYGEVVRFALGKPAKVLSEICIIVNNAGVLIVYLIIIGDVMSGSLHHVGVFDQWLGNGFWDQRKLVILVVVVVFLAPLCALDKIDSLSLTSAASVALAVVFVVVCFIVAFIKLIEGKIESPRMTPDFGSKQAILDLLVVIPIMTNAYVCHFNVQPIYNELEGRSPQKMNRVGRITTVLCVVVYASTAISGYLLFGKDTESDVLTNFDKDLGIRFSSALNYIVRIGYILHLVLVFPVVHFSLRQTVDVLVFEGSAPLSESRKRSLALTAVLLALIYFGSTMIPNIWTAFKFTGATTAVSLGFIFPSLVALRLSQSGEDLNVGEKFLSWLMLILAIIVSIVGVIGNIYSLKSDSE, from the coding sequence ATGGATAGCAATTACACAACCATATCAAATAACTCATACGTAGATTTACAAATACGCGATGATCCTCAAAACCCATTACCCCAAAGAAAAACCCACATCAAATTGCACCCTCTTCATGAAGTTGAGAATTTTATTGGCAATGGCCAAAGTCTTGACGACGACGATCAAGATGATTTTGACATTGATGATTATCCACTCGTttcgaaaaagaaaacaagtaaaGATTCTGGTATTTATGGCGCCGTTTTTAATCTCACTACTTCCATTATTGGGGCTGGGATTATGGCCTTACCTGCTACAATGAAGGTTCTTGGATTGGTTTTGGGATTTGTTTTGATAATAGTAATGGGTATTTTGTCTGAAATTAGTGTTGAATTGTTAGTTAGGTTTTCAGTTCGGTTTAAGGCTTCTTCTTATGGTGAAGTTGTTCGGTTTGCCTTAGGGAAACCTGCTAAGGTTTTGTCTGAAATTTGCATCATTGTGAACAATGCCGGTGTTTTGATTGTGTATTTGATAATTATAGGTGATGTCATGTCGGGATCGCTCCATCATGTCGGGGTTTTCGACCAGTGGTTAGGAAATGGGTTTTGGGATCAAAGGAAGTTGGTGATTTTGGTTGTTGTGGTGGTTTTTTTAGCACCCCTTTGTGCATTGGATAAGATTGATTCTTTGAGCTTGACTTCGGCTGCTTCTGTGGCTCTGGCTGTGGTTTTTGTTGTGGTATGTTTTATTGTTGCTTTTATTAAGCTCATTGAAGGGAAAATTGAGTCCCCTAGGATGACTCCTGATTTTGGTTCGAAGCAGGCTATTTTGGATTTGCTTGTGGTGATTCCGATCATGACAAACGCTTATGTTTGCCACTTCAATGTTCAGCCTATATACAACGAGCTTGAAGGACGATCACCTCAGAAAATGAACAGGGTGGGCAGGATCACCACTGTTCTTTGCGTTGTGGTTTATGCTTCAACTGCGATATCAGGTTATTTACTTTTTGGCAAGGATACTGAATCTGATGTGTTGACCAATTTTGACAAGGACCTTGGAATTCGTTTTAGCTCTGCCTTGAATTATATTGTTAGGATTGGCTACATTCTTCATTTGGTTCTCGTTTTTCCTGTTGTTCATTTCTCTTTAAGACAAACAGTGGATGTCTTGGTGTTTGAGGGATCAGCTCCGCTTTCAGAGAGTAGGAAGAGGTCTTTGGCCTTAACAGCTGTTCTATTGGCACTGATTTATTTTGGGTCTACTATGATTCCAAATATTTGGACTGCTTTCAAATTTACAGGGGCGACAACGGCAGTTTCATTAGGTTTTATATTCCCATCTCTTGTTGCATTGAGGTTAAGTCAGAGTGGGGAGGATTTAAACGTTGGAGAGAAGTTTTTGTCATGGCTGATGTTAATATTGGCTATAATAGTTAGTATTGTTGGAGTGATTGGCAATATTTATAGCCTCAAAAGCGATTCTGAATGA
- the LOC133697989 gene encoding amino acid transporter AVT6E-like isoform X2 has product MDSNYTTISNNSYVDLQIRDDPQNPLPQRKTHIKLHPLHEVENFIGNGQSLDDDDQDDFDIDDYPLVSKKKTSKDSGIYGAVFNLTTSIIGAGIMALPATMKVLGLVLGFVLIIVMGILSEISVELLVRFSVRFKASSYGEVVRFALGKPAKVLSEICIIVNNAGVLIVYLIIIGDVMSGSLHHVGVFDQWLGNGFWDQRKLVILVVVVVFLAPLCALDKIDSLSLTSAASVALAVVFVVAILDLLVVIPIMTNAYVCHFNVQPIYNELEGRSPQKMNRVGRITTVLCVVVYASTAISGYLLFGKDTESDVLTNFDKDLGIRFSSALNYIVRIGYILHLVLVFPVVHFSLRQTVDVLVFEGSAPLSESRKRSLALTAVLLALIYFGSTMIPNIWTAFKFTGATTAVSLGFIFPSLVALRLSQSGEDLNVGEKFLSWLMLILAIIVSIVGVIGNIYSLKSDSE; this is encoded by the exons ATGGATAGCAATTACACAACCATATCAAATAACTCATACGTAGATTTACAAATACGCGATGATCCTCAAAACCCATTACCCCAAAGAAAAACCCACATCAAATTGCACCCTCTTCATGAAGTTGAGAATTTTATTGGCAATGGCCAAAGTCTTGACGACGACGATCAAGATGATTTTGACATTGATGATTATCCACTCGTttcgaaaaagaaaacaagtaaaGATTCTGGTATTTATGGCGCCGTTTTTAATCTCACTACTTCCATTATTGGGGCTGGGATTATGGCCTTACCTGCTACAATGAAGGTTCTTGGATTGGTTTTGGGATTTGTTTTGATAATAGTAATGGGTATTTTGTCTGAAATTAGTGTTGAATTGTTAGTTAGGTTTTCAGTTCGGTTTAAGGCTTCTTCTTATGGTGAAGTTGTTCGGTTTGCCTTAGGGAAACCTGCTAAGGTTTTGTCTGAAATTTGCATCATTGTGAACAATGCCGGTGTTTTGATTGTGTATTTGATAATTATAGGTGATGTCATGTCGGGATCGCTCCATCATGTCGGGGTTTTCGACCAGTGGTTAGGAAATGGGTTTTGGGATCAAAGGAAGTTGGTGATTTTGGTTGTTGTGGTGGTTTTTTTAGCACCCCTTTGTGCATTGGATAAGATTGATTCTTTGAGCTTGACTTCGGCTGCTTCTGTGGCTCTGGCTGTGGTTTTTGTTGTG GCTATTTTGGATTTGCTTGTGGTGATTCCGATCATGACAAACGCTTATGTTTGCCACTTCAATGTTCAGCCTATATACAACGAGCTTGAAGGACGATCACCTCAGAAAATGAACAGGGTGGGCAGGATCACCACTGTTCTTTGCGTTGTGGTTTATGCTTCAACTGCGATATCAGGTTATTTACTTTTTGGCAAGGATACTGAATCTGATGTGTTGACCAATTTTGACAAGGACCTTGGAATTCGTTTTAGCTCTGCCTTGAATTATATTGTTAGGATTGGCTACATTCTTCATTTGGTTCTCGTTTTTCCTGTTGTTCATTTCTCTTTAAGACAAACAGTGGATGTCTTGGTGTTTGAGGGATCAGCTCCGCTTTCAGAGAGTAGGAAGAGGTCTTTGGCCTTAACAGCTGTTCTATTGGCACTGATTTATTTTGGGTCTACTATGATTCCAAATATTTGGACTGCTTTCAAATTTACAGGGGCGACAACGGCAGTTTCATTAGGTTTTATATTCCCATCTCTTGTTGCATTGAGGTTAAGTCAGAGTGGGGAGGATTTAAACGTTGGAGAGAAGTTTTTGTCATGGCTGATGTTAATATTGGCTATAATAGTTAGTATTGTTGGAGTGATTGGCAATATTTATAGCCTCAAAAGCGATTCTGAATGA
- the LOC133669773 gene encoding ethylene receptor, with protein sequence MESCNCIEPQWPAEELLMKYQYISDFFIALAYFSIPLELIYFVKKSAVFPYRWVLVQFGAFIVLCGATHLINLWTFSMHSRTVAVVMTTAKVLTAAVSCATALMLVHIIPDLLSVKTREVFLKNKAAELDREMGLIRTQEETGRHVRMLTHEIRSTLDRHTILKTTLVELGRTLALEECTLWMPTRTGLELQLSYTLRQQNPVGYTVPIQLPVINQVFSSNRAMKISPNSPVARLRPLSAKYMPGEVVAVRVPLLHLSNFQINDWPELSTRRYALMVLMLPSDSARQWHVHELELVEVVADQVAVALSHAAILEESMRARDLLMEQNVALDHARREAETAIRARNDFLAVMNHEMRTPMHAVIALSSLLQETELTPEQRLMVETILRSSNLLATLINDVLDLSRLEDGSLRLDLGSFNLHAVFKEVLNLIKPIASVKKLPVTLNLAPDLPEYAIGDEKRLMQTILNVVGNAVKFSKEGSISITAFVAKSESLRDSRAPDFFPVPSDNHFYLRVQVKDAGQGINPPDIPKLFTKFAHAQTLATKNSSGSGLGLAICKRFVNLMEGHIWIESEGLGKGCMAIFIVKLGIPENTSESKNPFLPKANHGQTTFPGLKVLVLDDNGVSRMVTKELLVHLGCDVTTASSRDECLHVVSQEHKVVCMDAGMPDGFEAAVRLHEKFTKRHERPLIVALTGNTDKVTKENCMRVGMDGVILKPVSVDKMRSVLSELLEHRVLFEAM encoded by the exons ATGGAGTCTTGCAATTGTATTGAACCACAATGGCCAGCTGAGGAGCTGCTGATGAAGTATCAATATATATCGGATTTCTTCATTGCACTAGCCTATTTCTCTATCCCTTTAGAGCTCATTTACTTTGTTAAGAAATCTGCTGTCTTTCCTTATAGATGGGTGCTTGTCCAGTTTGGTGCTTTCATAGTTCTTTGTGGTGCAACTCACCTTATTAACTTATGGACTTTTAGTATGCATTCACGAACTGTGGCAGTTGTGATGACCACAGCCAAAGTTTTGACTGCTGCTGTGTCTTGTGCCACTGCGCTTATGCTTGTGCATATTATTCCTGATCTTTTGAGTGTTAAGACTAGAGaggtgtttttgaaaaataaagctgCGGAGCTAGATAGAGAGATGGGTCTGATCCGTACACAAGAGGAGACTGGTCGGCATGTGAGGATGTTGACTCATGAAATCAGAAGCACTCTTGACAGACATACCATATTAAAGACTACTCTTGTTGAGTTGGGCAGGACACTGGCATTGGAAGAATGTACCCTGTGGATGCCAACTCGTACTGGGTTGGAGCTTCAACTTTCCTACACTCTTCGTCAGCAGAACCCTGTTGGATATACCGTTCCTATCCAGCTTCCAGTGATTAATCAAGTATTCAGCAGTAACCGTGCTATGAAAATTTCGCCAAATTCTCCAGTGGCTAGACTACGGCCTCTTTCTGCAAAATATATGCCTGGAGAGGTGGTTGCTGTTCGTGTCCCACTCCTCCATCTTTCTAATTTCCAAATTAATGACTGGCCTGAACTTTCTACCAGACGCTATGCTTTGATGGTTTTAATGCTTCCATCAGATAGTGCAAGGCAGTGGCATGTTCATGAGTTGGAGCTTGTTGAAGTAGTTGCCGATCag GTGGCTGTTGCTCTGTCACATGCTGCTATCTTAGAAGAATCAATGAGAGCAAGGGACCTTCTTATGGAGCAGAATGTTGCTCTTGATCATGCCAGGAGAGAAGCGGAAACAGCAATTCGTGCTCGCAATGATTTCTTGGCAGTTATGAACCATGAGATGAGAACTCCAATGCATGCAGTTATTGCACTTTCCTCCTTGCTGCAGGAAACTGAACTGACACCTGAGCAGCGTCTAATGGTTGAGACAATTCTTAGAAGTAGTAACCTTCTGGCTACTCTTATAAATGATGTATTAGATCTTTCAAGGCTCGAAGATGGCAGCCTTCGACTTGACTTAGGAAGTTTTAATCTTCATGCAGTATTCAAGGAG GTTCTTAATTTGATCAAGCCTATCGCATCTGTTAAAAAGTTGCCTGTAACCTTAAATTTAGCTCCAGATTTGCCAGAATATGCCATTGGTGATGAAAAGCGACTAATGCAAACTATTTTAAATGTTGTTGGTAATGCTGTGAAGTTCTCAAAAGAGGGAAGCATCTCAATCACTGCATTTGTTGCAAAATCAGAATCTTTAAGAGACAGTCGAGCTCCTGACTTTTTTCCAGTGCCAAGTGATAATCACTTTTATTTGCGTGTACAG GTAAAAGATGCAGGACAAGGAATTAACCCTCCAGATATTCCCAAGTTATTTACAAAATTTGCACATGCTCAAACTTTGGCAACCAAAAATTCCAGTGGCAGTGGACTTGGCCTTGCAATTTGTAAGAG GTTTGTAAATCTTATGGAGGGACATATTTGGATTGAAAGTGAAGGTCTAGGCAAGGGATGCATGGCTATCTTCATTGTAAAGCTTGGGATTCCTGAGAACACAAGTGAATCTAAGAACCCATTCCTACCTAAAGCAAATCATGGACAGACAACTTTTCCAGGACTCAAAGTTCTTGTCTTGGATGATAATGG GGTTAGCAGGATGGTGACCAAGGAACTTCTTGTTCACCTGGGGTGCGATGTGACAACTGCAAGTTCAAGAGATGAGTGCCTACATGTGGTTTCTCAAGAGCACAAGGTAGTGTGTATGGATGCGGGCATGCCTGATGGTTTTGAAGCTGCTGTCCGTTTGCATGAGAAATTTACTAAACGGCACGAAAGGCCGCTAATAGTGGCACTTACTGGAAACACAGACAAAGTGACCAAGGAGAACTGCATGAGGGTCGGTATGGATGGTGTTATACTGAAACCTGTTTCTGTTGACAAGATGAGGAGTGTTTTATCAGAGCTCCTTGAGCATCGGGTTCTGTTTGAAGCAATGTAA
- the LOC133669794 gene encoding protein POST-ILLUMINATION CHLOROPHYLL FLUORESCENCE INCREASE, chloroplastic, with protein MAATGASIFQISTQPRVFTRPITPANINNANPSVSNTLASSFIGSSLQRSTTKKKRTVKIGRKVIAAAAVTVATPSMEEVKEYARPTWAMFELGSAPVFWKTMNGLPPSSGENLKLFYNPAANKLVPNEEFGIAFNGGFNQPIMCGGEPRAMLRKVRGKADPPFYTIQICVPRHAVNLIFSFTNGVDWDGPYRLQFQVHNGWRNKPIEFFNEGLAEELSKEGACEKAIFPDTDIIVTRCAMIGNLSIEGGDRCDLDLVSGCMDPSSHLYNPLANVDDGSCPIDSDMED; from the exons ATGGCAGCAACGGGTGCATCTATCTTTCAAATTTCGACACAACCTCGTGTCTTCACGAGGCCAATTACTCCTGCTAATATTAATAATGCTAATCCATCCGTCTCGAACACTCTTG CTAGTTCTTTCATCGGTTCTTCTTTGCAACGGAGCACTACTAAGAAGAAAAGAACAGTTAAGATTGGTAGGAAAGTGATTGCTGCAGCTGCTGTTACTGTTGCCACGCCTTCAATGGAGGAAGTTAAGGA GTATGCACGTCCTACATGGGCCATGTTTGAACTTGGAAGTGCTCCTGTCTTCTGGAAAACCATGAACGGCCTCCCTCCATCTTCT GGGGAAAACCTAAAGCTTTTCTACAATCCAGCTGCAAACAAGCTTGTTCCAAACGAAGAATTTGGGATTGCTTTTAATG GAGGTTTTAATCAGCCCATCATGTGTGGTGGTGAGCCAAGGGCAATGCTGAGGAAAGTTAGAGGGAAGGCTGATCCTCCATTTTACACCATCCAGATATGCGTTCCTAGGCATG CTGTGAACTTGATATTCTCGTTCACAAATGGAGTTGACTGGGATGGTCCTTACAGGCTGCAGTTTCAAGTTCACAATGGCTGGCGAAACAAGCCCATCGAATTCTTCAACGAG GGCCTGGCAGAAGAGTTGAGTAAAGAAGGTGCGTGCGAAAAAGCAATTTTTCCGGATACAGATATCATTGTTACGAGATGTGCTATGATCGGCAACTTATCCATTGAAGGG GGTGATCGTTGCGATCTTGATCTAGTCTCAGGATGCATGGATCCTAGCTCGCATTTATATAACCCCCTTGCCAATGTGGATGATGGATCCTGCCCAATTGATTCTGACATGGAAGATTAG